Proteins encoded by one window of Pseudonocardia alni:
- a CDS encoding potassium/proton antiporter, with protein MLGISAGVLLLGVLAVRVSVRLGLPSLLLYLGIGVLLGESVLGIRFDDTGLTESLGLTALVLILTEGGLTTRWSAVRPALGLGLLLSTLSVLVSIAVAGGLLHLLLDLEWRTALLWGAVLSSTDAAAVFSVLRGVAVPQRLAGTLELESGMNDAPVVIAVVVLAGTEAISWTTPLLVVYELVAGAVVGVLLGLGSAWALRRAALPSTGLYPLAAIASCLLAFAAGQGVHASGLLATYCAALVLGNSRLPHRSGVVSFAEGTGWIAQIGLFVLLGLYAVPERLPAAVVPALICAAVVLLAARPLSVAAAALPFRVPWREQAFLSWAGLRGAVPIVLALVAVTEGGGQNQRLVDVVFVLVVLLTLVQGTSLPWVARLLGVVSRTDTRGVEVDAAPLDEVDAELLQVKVPPGSRLHGVYLRELRLPRGATVSLVVRDAEAFSPGGDTRLREGDQFLVVSTRENREDTERRIRDVDRGGKLVRWHEGRGRPSGRAG; from the coding sequence ATGCTCGGCATCTCCGCGGGGGTGCTGCTGCTCGGCGTGCTCGCGGTGCGCGTCTCGGTGCGGCTCGGCCTGCCGTCGCTGCTGCTCTACCTGGGCATCGGCGTGCTGCTCGGCGAGTCCGTGCTGGGCATCCGGTTCGACGACACCGGCCTCACCGAGTCCCTCGGCCTCACCGCGCTCGTGCTGATCCTCACCGAGGGCGGGCTCACCACCCGCTGGTCGGCGGTGCGGCCCGCGCTCGGGCTCGGGCTGCTGCTGTCGACGCTGTCGGTGCTGGTGTCGATCGCCGTCGCGGGCGGGCTGCTGCACCTGCTGCTCGACCTGGAGTGGCGCACCGCGCTGCTGTGGGGCGCGGTGCTGTCCTCCACCGACGCCGCAGCGGTGTTCTCCGTGCTGCGCGGGGTCGCCGTCCCGCAACGGCTCGCCGGGACCCTGGAGCTCGAGTCCGGGATGAACGACGCGCCGGTGGTGATCGCCGTCGTCGTCCTGGCCGGGACCGAGGCCATCAGCTGGACGACGCCGCTGCTGGTCGTCTACGAGCTCGTCGCGGGCGCCGTCGTCGGCGTCCTGCTCGGGCTGGGCTCGGCCTGGGCGCTGCGCCGCGCCGCGCTGCCGTCGACCGGCCTGTACCCGCTCGCGGCGATCGCGTCCTGCCTGCTGGCCTTCGCCGCCGGGCAGGGCGTGCACGCCTCGGGGCTGCTCGCCACCTACTGCGCCGCGCTGGTGCTGGGGAACTCCCGGCTGCCGCACCGCAGCGGTGTCGTCTCCTTCGCCGAGGGCACCGGGTGGATCGCCCAGATCGGGCTGTTCGTGCTGCTCGGCCTGTACGCGGTGCCCGAGCGGCTGCCCGCCGCCGTGGTGCCCGCGCTGATCTGCGCGGCGGTCGTCCTGCTCGCCGCGCGGCCGCTGTCGGTGGCCGCCGCCGCACTGCCGTTCCGGGTGCCCTGGCGCGAACAGGCGTTCCTGTCCTGGGCGGGGCTGCGCGGAGCCGTGCCGATCGTGCTCGCCCTCGTCGCGGTCACCGAGGGCGGCGGCCAGAACCAACGGCTGGTCGACGTCGTGTTCGTGCTGGTCGTGCTGCTCACCCTGGTCCAGGGCACCAGCCTGCCCTGGGTGGCGCGGCTGCTCGGGGTGGTCTCGCGCACCGACACCCGCGGCGTCGAGGTCGACGCCGCCCCGCTCGACGAGGTCGACGCCGAACTCCTGCAGGTGAAGGTGCCCCCCGGGTCCCGGCTGCACGGCGTCTACCTGCGCGAGCTGCGGCTGCCCCGCGGGGCCACGGTCAGCCTGGTCGTACGCGACGCCGAGGCGTTCTCCCCGGGCGGGGACACCCGGCTGCGCGAGGGGGACCAGTTCCTCGTCGTCA
- a CDS encoding class I SAM-dependent methyltransferase, giving the protein MGDAAERWRERQLGRGIPDHVLRYAPADPWTHDPADFTPPAEPADTPSHRAARAIAERAAAWTCAGASVLDVGCGGGDAVFGAAWPEPSPVARVVGVDRQADMLAVFAAAARARDLPHGTVHGSWPDAAGDAGRHDVVVCHHVLHNVVDLPPFLAALTGAVRTRGGIGGVVVEMLTEHPLAWLDPLWERFHDVVRPPSATHDDAVAVLREQQGVAPEVLTWTRAARLPHDAAWVTRRLCLPADRVEEVAAALVDLPPRRTDAVTLTWSP; this is encoded by the coding sequence ATGGGTGACGCGGCGGAACGGTGGCGGGAACGCCAGCTCGGCCGCGGGATCCCCGACCACGTCCTCCGGTACGCCCCCGCCGACCCGTGGACCCACGACCCCGCCGACTTCACCCCGCCCGCGGAGCCGGCCGACACGCCGTCGCACCGGGCGGCGCGGGCGATCGCCGAGCGTGCCGCCGCGTGGACCTGCGCCGGGGCGTCGGTGCTCGACGTCGGCTGCGGGGGCGGGGACGCCGTGTTCGGAGCGGCGTGGCCCGAGCCGTCGCCGGTGGCGCGGGTGGTCGGCGTCGACCGGCAGGCCGACATGCTGGCGGTGTTCGCCGCGGCGGCCCGCGCCCGGGACCTGCCCCACGGCACCGTGCACGGCAGCTGGCCCGACGCGGCCGGGGACGCCGGGCGGCACGACGTCGTCGTCTGCCACCACGTGCTGCACAACGTCGTCGACCTGCCCCCGTTCCTCGCCGCGCTGACCGGCGCCGTCCGCACCCGCGGCGGGATCGGCGGCGTCGTGGTCGAGATGCTGACCGAGCACCCGCTGGCCTGGCTGGACCCGCTGTGGGAGCGCTTCCACGACGTGGTCCGGCCGCCGTCGGCGACCCACGACGACGCCGTCGCGGTGCTGCGCGAACAGCAGGGCGTCGCCCCGGAGGTCCTGACCTGGACCCGTGCGGCCCGCCTGCCGCACGACGCCGCCTGGGTCACCCGCCGGCTCTGCCTGCCCGCCGACCGCGTCGAGGAGGTCGCCGCCGCGCTGGTGGACCTCCCGCCCCGGCGCACCGACGCCGTCACCCTGACCTGGTCGCCCTGA